The following are from one region of the Oryzias melastigma strain HK-1 linkage group LG22, ASM292280v2, whole genome shotgun sequence genome:
- the lingo2b gene encoding leucine-rich repeat and immunoglobulin-like domain-containing nogo receptor-interacting protein 2b, which translates to MRHPAPHRRHLFLGGALLLLLLLNSALSCPARCECSPQTKSVSCHRKRLPSIPEGIPIETRMLDLSKNKLRAITPDNFSSFLQLEDLDLSDNLISVVEPGSFRFQLALRSLSFRSNVLQLVSPGVLSGLTNLTHLDLSHNRLVVLLDHAFQDLRRLTSLEVGDNELVFISQRAFTGLLGLQSLTLERSNLTVVPTDALAHLHNLVELRMRYLSISFLKPFSFKRLPRLRHLEIDYWLWLDSLPPRSLHGLNLTSLFITNTNLSAFPGAALSNLPYLTHLNLSHCRIQHIHQGVLGQLPYLMELRLQGAQLASIEPFAFVGLKSLQLLDVSQNRLDSLERAVFASPDTLQRLCLGGNPLVCDCRMLWLLSSHKPPSLQILDMQPECSAPKHLMGKILRELKEPLVSRYMTCTKPRIRPNVTQLLVADEGQPARLSCTAEGAPRPSVVWITPHRRYVTTKSSGRVEVQPDGTLEIKAAELHDTGQYLCIASNPAGNASLSASLNVKSMGLTDRFHYSNRSSNYLADSNSTWGNGTVLYNMTVPIDIKTIIISTAMGCLSFLGVVVFCFLLLFAWSRGKGRHRNNFDIEYVPRKSNGAAADVAETSGPRRVNMKMI; encoded by the coding sequence ATGAGACATCCGGCCCCGCACCGCCGCCACCTTTTCCTGGGCGGGGCTTTGCTACTCCTTCTTCTGCTGAACTCAGCCCTGAGCTGCCCGGCTCGGTGCGAGTGTTCTCCCCAGACTAAGTCGGTCAGCTGCCACCGCAAACGCCTGCCCAGCATCCCCGAAGGCATCCCCATCGAGACACGAATGCTGGACCTCAGCAAGAACAAGCTGCGCGCTATCACGCCGGACAACTTCTCTTCATTCCTGCAGTTGGAAGACCTGGATTTAAGTGACAACCTCATCAGCGTGGTTGAACCTGGCTCATTTCGCTTTCAACTCGCTCTACGCTCCCTTAGTTTCCGCAGTAACGTACTTCAACTGGTTTCTCCCGGTGTGCTCTCTGGACTGACTAACCTCACCCACCTTGACCTCAGCCACAATCGACTTGTGGTTCTCTTGGATCATGCTTTCCAAGATCTCCGCAGGTTAACATCCCTGGAGGTTGGTGACAATGAATTGGTTTTTATCTCTCAGCGCGCCTTCACAGGATTACTTGGACTTCAGAGTTTGACTTTAGAGCGCTCCAATCTCACCGTGGTCCCCACTGATGCTTTGGCACACCTTCATAATCTTGTTGAACTACGCATGCGCTACCTGAGCATTAGTTTCCTCaagcctttttcttttaaaaggttACCTCGCCTTCGCCATCTGGAAATCGATTACTGGCTATGGCTTGACTCACTGCCACCCCGCTCACTGCATGGCCTCAATCTCACATCCTTGTTTATAACCAACACCAACCTGTCTGCCTTCCCCGGTGCTGCACTGTCCAATCTGCCCTACCTCACACACCTCAATCTGTCCCACTGCCGCATCCAGCACATTCACCAAGGAGTGCTGGGCCAGCTCCCGTACCTGAtggagctccgcctccaggGAGCTCAACTAGCTTCCATAGAGCCCTTTGCTTTTGTGGGCCTTAAATCGCTACAACTACTGGATGTATCACAAAACCGTCTAGACTCTCTGGAGAGGGCGGTGTTTGCCTCACCAGACACCTTGCAGAGGCTTTGTTTGGGTGGAAACCCATTAGTGTGCGACTGTCGGATGCTTTGGCTGCTCAGTAGCCACAAGCCTCCTTCTCTGCAGATTCTGGATATGCAGCCTGAGTGCAGCGCACCCAAGCATCTAATGGGGAAAATTCTCCGTGAACTGAAGGAGCCTTTAGTCTCCAGGTACATGACCTGCACCAAGCCACGGATTAGGCCCAACGTGACACAGCTGCTGGTAGCTGATGAGGGTCAGCCGGCTCGTCTGAGCTGCACCGCAGAGGGGGCACCTCGACCCTCTGTGGTTTGGATTACACCCCACAGACGTTACGTCACAACGAAAAGCAGCGGAAGGGTAGAAGTCCAGCCAGACGGAACACTGGAGATCAAGGCCGCAGAGCTTCATGACACTGGACAGTATTTGTGTATTGCCAGCAACCCTGCTGGCAACGCCAGCCTGTCCGCTTCCTTAAATGTGAAAAGCATGGGCCTTACGGACAGGTTTCACTATAGCAACCGGAGCTCAAACTATCTGGCAGACTCAAACAGCACGTGGGGGAATGGAACAGTACTGTACAACATGACAGTCCCCATAGACATTAAGACTATCATCATATCAACAGCTATGGGTTGCCTGTCCTTCTTAGGCGTGGTCGTCTTCTGCTTCCTGTTGCTCTTTGCCTGGAGCCGCGGGAAAGGACGCCACAGGAACAACTTTGACATCGAGTATGTACCTCGTAAATCCAACGGGGCAGCTGCAGATGTGGCCGAGACGAGCGGCCCACGGCGAGTCaacatgaaaatgatttaa